From Nymphaea colorata isolate Beijing-Zhang1983 chromosome 6, ASM883128v2, whole genome shotgun sequence, a single genomic window includes:
- the LOC116255553 gene encoding cytochrome P450 94A2-like, with amino-acid sequence MEEAPSLFLLFIVSTFLLIHVIRLLLFTNSSKSSSSAPTYGPKSYPIIGSALSFYANIHRLPDYVTDLLRESPTLTVVIHRPFGSKPSVVTANPANIEHILKTKFHAYPKGPDSYAILYDLLGNGIFNVDGETWKVQRKVASHEFNTRSLRKFVDTVVNTEISGRLLPHLSSAAAAKTTLDLQDVLQRFAFDNICKIAFGFDPGCLDTAVTYSEFTSAFNLALRVTSDRFRNPFPVVWRLKRAFGLGNEGQFRHAVRQIDEYARHLIRERRRQGISSTENLDLLSRFMSSNDVGEDFLKDIVISFILAGMDTTSAALTWFFWLLSKDRRMEEKILKETSDLREEAVGFDEVKEMVYLHASICEAMRLYPPVPADGKYAAEDDVLPDGTAVAKGSRVFYHPYAMGRMEKLWGKDCEEFRPERWLQRDDEMEGRMKFVGEDPYKYPVFQAGPRLCLGKEMAFVQMKSIATAVLRLFKIVPPPDFQPEFYNTLTSKMKGGFPVKIEERKAGVFIQD; translated from the coding sequence ATGGAAGAAGCGCCTTCGCTCTTCCTTTTGTTTATAGTCTCCACCTTCCTTCTGATTCACGTCATTAGGCTGCTCCTATTTACCAACTCATCCAAGTCTTCTTCCTCTGCGCCCACATATGGCCCCAAATCTTACCCCATCATCGGCTCTGCTCTTTCCTTCTACGCCAACATCCACCGCCTGCCGGACTACGTCACGGATCTCCTCCGCGAATCCCCCACCCTCACCGTCGTCATACACCGCCCATTTGGCTCCAAACCATCGGTTGTGACCGCCAATCCTGCCAACATTGAGCATATCCTCAAGACCAAGTTCCATGCTTATCCCAAGGGCCCCGATTCCTACGCCATACTCTACGATCTCCTCGGTAACGGCATCTTCAACGTCGACGGCGAGACCTGGAAGGTTCAGCGCAAGGTAGCCAGCCATGAGTTCAACACCCGTTCTCTCCGCAAGTTCGTCGACACCGTCGTTAATACCGAGATCTCCGGCCGCCTCCTCCCCCATCTCAGCTCCGCGGCAGCCGCAAAAACGACGTTAGATCTCCAGGACGTGCTTCAACGATTTGCCTTCGATAACATCTGCAAAATTGCTTTCGGCTTCGACCCCGGCTGCCTCGACACCGCCGTCACTTACTCTGAGTTCACCTCTGCGTTCAATCTTGCCTTGCGGGTCACCAGCGACCGATTCAGGAACCCCTTTCCAGTTGTTTGGAGACTCAAGCGTGCATTTGGTTTGGGGAACGAAGGCCAATTCAGACATGCTGTGCGCCAGATTGATGAATACGCAAGACACTTGATTCGCGAGAGAAGACGGCAAGGGATCTCTTCAACAGAAAATTTGGATCTTCTGTCAAGATTTATGAGCTCCAATGATGTTGGTGAGGACTTTCTCAAAGACATAGTCATCAGCTTCATACTTGCAGGCATGGACACAACTTCTGCAGCACTGACATGGTTCTTCTGGCTGCTCTCCAAGGACAGaagaatggaagagaagatcCTGAAGGAGACATCTGACCTGAGAGAGGAAGCAGTCGGCTTCGACGAGGTAAAAGAGATGGTTTACTTGCATGCATCCATCTGCGAGGCCATGCGACTCTACCCGCCAGTGCCAGCTGACGGCAAATATGCAGCAGAAGACGATGTTCTGCCGGACGGTACTGCGGTCGCGAAGGGTTCGAGGGTGTTCTACCATCCTTACGCCATGGGCAGGATGGAGAAGCTGTGGGGGAAGGACTGCGAGGAGTTCCGGCCGGAGAGGTGGCTACAGAGGGATGATGAAATGGAAGGGAGGATGAAATTTGTCGGTGAGGATCCCTACAAGTACCCAGTGTTTCAAGCAGGACCTAGGCTGTGCCTAGGGAAGGAAATGGCCTTTGTTCAGATGAAGAGCATCGCCACCGCCGTGCTTAGGCTTTTTAAGATTGTGCCGCCGCCGGATTTTCAGCCAGAGTTCTATAACACCCTCACGTCCAAAATGAAGGGTGGTTTCCCGGTGAAGATTGAAGAGAGGAAGGCAGGTGTATTTATCCAAGACTGA
- the LOC116255554 gene encoding cytochrome P450 94A2-like encodes MGEAPSLFILLAVFTFLLIHIIRLFPFTNSSKSSSSPPTYGPKSYPIIGSALSFYANIHRLPEYMTGLLRQSPTLTIIIHRPFGSKMLVTANPANVEHILKTKFHSYPKGPDSYAMFHDLLGDGIFNADGETWKMQRKIASREFSTRSLRKFVDTVVNSEISGRLLPLLSSAAAGKTTLDLQDVLQRFAFDNICKIAFGSDPGCLDPSVTSSGFTSAFNLAARVTSVRFRYLSPVVWKLKRAFGLGDEGELGTAVRQVDEYARNLIRKKKQQGISSTEDLDLLSRFMSTDDVGEDFLKDIVVSFILAGMDTTSAALTWFFWLLSSHRGVEEKILKEISDIREEALGLDETKEMVYLHAAICETMRLYPPVPVDSKYAAEDDVFPDGTAVSKGSRVIFDPYAMGRMEKLWGKDCEEFRPERWLKNDDEMAGRMKLVADDPYKYPVFQAGPRLCLGKEMAFLQMKSIANAVLRHFKVVPVPDFQPEFYASLTSKMRGGFPVKIEERKTGV; translated from the coding sequence ATGGGAGAAGCGCCTTCACTCTTCATTTTGCTTGCAGTCTTCACCTTCCTTCTGATTCACATCATTAGGCTGTTCCCATTCACCAACTCATCCAAGTCGTCTTCTTCTCCACCCACATATGGCCCCAAATCTTACCCCATCATTGGCTCTGCTCTTTCCTTCTATGCCAACATCCACCGCCTCCCCGAATACATGACGGGTCTCCTCCGCCAGTCCCCCACCCTCACCATCATCATCCACCGCCCGTTTGGCTCCAAAATGCTCGTCACTGCCAATCCCGCCAACGTTGAGCACATCCTGAAGACCAAGTTTCATTCCTATCCCAAGGGTCCCGACTCTTATGCCATGTTCCACGACCTCCTCGGCGACGGCATCTTCAATGCCGACGGCGAGACCTGGAAGATGCAGAGAAAGATAGCCAGCCGTGAGTTCAGCACTCGTTCCCTCCGTAAATTCGTCGATACCGTCGTTAATTCAGAGATCTCCGGCCGCCTCCTCCCCCTTCTCAGCTCCGCGGCAGCTGGAAAAACGACATTAGATCTCCAGGATGTGCTTCAACGATTTGCGTTCGATAACATCTGCAAGATTGCTTTCGGCTCCGACCCCGGCTGCCTTGACCCCTCAGTCACTTCCTCTGGGTTCACCTCTGCTTTTAATCTGGCGGCACGGGTCACCAGTGTTCGTTTCAGATACCTCTCTCCAGTGGTTTGGAAACTCAAGCGTGCATTCGGTTTGGGGGACGAAGGCGAACTAGGAACCGCTGTTCGCCAGGTCGATGAATATGCAAGAAATCTGATTCGCAAGAAAAAACAGCAAGGGATCTCTTCGACGGAAGATTTGGATCTTCTGTCGAGATTTATGAGCACCGACGATGTTGGTGAGGATTTCCTCAAAGACATAGTCGTCAGCTTCATACTTGCAGGCATGGACACAACTTCTGCGGCACTGACATGGTTCTTCTGGCTGCTCTCTTCCCACAGAGGCGTGGAAGAGAAGATCCTGAAAGAGATATCTGACATTAGAGAGGAAGCACTCGGCCTCGATGAGACAAAGGAGATGGTTTACTTGCATGCTGCGATCTGTGAGACCATGAGACTCTACCCGCCAGTACCAGTCGACAGCAAGTATGCGGCGGAAGACGATGTCTTCCCGGACGGCACTGCGGTATCGAAAGGTTCGAGGGTGATCTTCGATCCTTACGCCATGGGCAGGATGGAGAAGCTGTGGGGGAAGGACTGCGAGGAGTTCCGGCCGGAGAGGTGGCTGAAGAACGACGATGAAATGGCAGGGAGGATGAAACTTGTCGCCGATGACCCGTACAAGTACCCGGTGTTTCAAGCTGGACCCAGGCTGTGTCTAGGGAAGGAAATGGCCTTTCTTCAGATGAAGAGCATCGCCAACGCAGTGCTCAGGCACTTTAAGGTCGTGCCGGTGCCGGATTTTCAGCCAGAGTTCTATGCCTCCCTCACAAGCAAAATGAGGGGCGGTTTCCCGGTAAAAATCGAAGAGAGGAAAACGGGTGTGTAA